The Humulus lupulus chromosome 3, drHumLupu1.1, whole genome shotgun sequence genome window below encodes:
- the LOC133825500 gene encoding uncharacterized protein LOC133825500, with protein MNKQEDFELAPIDPEIERTFRKRRKAQKVKSRCTMAEHVDDEGGAQNIVNPIVLADDRARAIREYAAPMFNELNPGIVRPEIQAPQFELKPVMFQMLQTVGQFSGMPTEDPHLHLRSFLEVSDFFKLQGVSEEALRLKLFPFSLRDRARSWLNTLPPDSVTNWNDLAEKFLRKYFPPARNAKFRSEIMSFQQLEDESTSDAWERFKELLRKCPNHSIPHCIQMETFYNGLNAASRMVLDASANGAILSKSYNEAFEILERIASNNYQWSNTRAPTSRKVAGVLEVDALTALTAQMASMTNILKNMSMGGNVQPAAAIQSAEVSCVYCGDGHTFENCPSNPASVCYVGNHNFNRNNNPYSNSYNPVWRQHPNLSWGGQGASSSGAPAQGKQSFPPGFSQQSRAQQPHQSQGSQSSSLESLMRDYMAKNDAVIQSQAASLQNLEIQLGHLANDLKNRPQGSLPSDTENPRRDGTEQCKVVTLRSGKNLELNKEKDKRKNEPTSIQIGEEKRENSASSAAEITQNATTSIQQSAVEKCLSKPPPPFPQRFQKQQQDGQFRRFLDVLKH; from the coding sequence ATGAACAAACAAGAAGACTTTgaacttgctcctattgaccccgaAATTGAACGCACTTTCAGAAAAAGGAGAAAGGCACAAAAGGTTAAAAGCCGCTGCACTATGGCTGAACATGTTGACGACGAAGGGGGTGCCCAGAACATAGTTAATCCTATTGTTTTGGCGGATGATAGAGCCAGAGCAATAAGGGAATacgctgcccccatgtttaatgagctcaATCCAGGCATTGTGAGGCCCGAAATACAAGCACCCCAGTTTGAGCTCAAACCGGTCATGTTTCAAATGCTCCAAACCGTGGGGCAGTTTAGTGGGATGCCAACGGAAGATCCTCATCTCCATCTTCgctcatttttggaggtgagcgatttTTTTAAGCTACAAGGAGTAAGTGAAGAGGCATTGAGGCTGAAGTTATTCCCGTTCTCTTTAAGGgaccgagctagatcatggctcaacacccttcctcccgaTTCGGTTACAAATTGGAATGACTTGGCTGAGAAATTTCTAAGAAAATACTTCCCTCCCGCCAGAAATGCAAAGTTTAGAAGTGAAATCATGTCGtttcagcagctggaagatgaGTCCACTAGTGACgcgtgggaaagattcaaagagctTTTAAGAAAATGTCCAAACCACAGTATCccacattgtatacaaatggagacATTCTACAATGGTCTCAATGCAGCCTCTCGGATGGTATTAGACGCTTCAGCCAATGGAGCCATTCTTTCCAAGTCTTACAACgaagcatttgagattttggaaagaaTAGCAAGCAATAACTACCAATGGTCAAATACTAGAGCTCCTACAAGCCGAAAAGTAGCGGGTGTTCTTGAAGTAGATGCTCTAACCGCTTTAACCGCTCAAATGGCCTCAATGACCAACATTTTAAAGAACATGAGTATGGGAGGAAATGTACAGCCAGCTGCTGCCATTCAAAGTGCAGAAGTATCATGTGTGTATTGTGGGGATGGGCATACTTTTGAGAACTGCCCTTCAAATCCAGCCTCGGTTTGCTATGTGGGTAATCATAATTTCAACCGCAACAACAACCCATATTCAAATTCTTATAATCCAGTGTGGAGGCAACATCCAAATCTGTCgtgggggggtcaaggagcaagttcaagtGGAGCGCCAGCACAAGGGAAACAGTCATTTCCGCCAGGTTTTTCTCAACAGTCAAGGGCTCAACAACCTCACCAATCTCAAGGCTCTCAATCTAGTTCCTTGGAGAGTTTAATGAGAGATTATATGGCAAAGAATGACGCTGTAATTCAAAGCCAGGCAGCTTCTCTTCAGAATTTGGAAATTCAATTGGGGCATTTAGCTAATGACTTGAAAAATCGACCCCAAGGTTCCTTGCCAAGTGACACCGAAAATCCAAGGAGGGATGGCACCGAGCAGTGCAAGGTGGTGACTTTGAGGAGTGGGAAAAATCTGGAGTTAAATAAGGAGAAAGATAAGCGAAAAaacgagcccacttcaatccaaattGGTGAAGAGAAGAGGGAAAACTCAGCAAGTTCAGCTGCTGAAATTACCCAGAATGCTACAACATCAATTCAGCAATCTGCGGTAGAAAAGTGTTtgagcaagccacctccaccatttcctcaaagatttcaaaaacaacaacaaGATGGCCAATTCCGGAGGTTTTTAGACGTTTTGAAGCACTAG